TCATCATCTCGGCCCTCGTCCTCCTGGCGATGGGGATCACCGGCGAACGGGGCATCCTGGCCGTCCTGGGGATCGCGTCCGTCATCTGCTGTGCGATGGGCATCGCCGGGGACATGATGCAGGACCTCAAGATCGGTCACTTGCTGGGAGGCACGCCTTGGAAGATGCAGGCCGCTGAGATGGTGGGAGTCCTGATTTCGGCGTTCGTCCTGACGTTCCCGATGGTCATCTTGCATCGGACTTACGTCATCGGGTCGGAGACCCTGCCGGCCCCCCAAGCCGGTCTGATGGCCATGATGTCTCAGGGGATCATGGCCGGCCAGATGGCCTGGCCTCTGGTCCTCGTCGGGGCCCTCATGGCCGTCGCCCTGATCCTCCTGCGGGTTCCCTCGGTCATGCTGATCGCCGTCGGGATGTACCTGCCTTTTTACTCGACGGCGGCCATCTTCGTGGGCGGCGTGTTCCGGGGCCTGATGGACGCTTGGCTCCAGCGGCGGAACCTGCCGGCGCCGGCCCGGGAGCGGGCCGAAAACGTCGGGACGCTGGTCGCCTCGGGCCTCATCGCCGGGGAATCGATTACGGCTATCGTCCTGGCGTTTCTGTTCATCGGCGGCGTCGCCCTGCCGAAGCCGGCCGTCTCGCCTGACCTGATGGCGACCCTGGGCGGGCTCCTCTTCGTCGTCACGGCTCTGGTCCTGATCGTCCCGTCCCTGCGGGCGGCGCGACGGGTGTGATGCAGAGACCCCAGACCATGGACCATAGACTATAGACGACGATAGCCTACAGACCTGCCTCGGCTGGCCGTCCCGCCTCGCCCCTATGACGCGGGCGGCCGTAGAAGTAGACAAGTCTGTGGTCTGGAGTCTATGGTCCCTTTTGAGGCCGGGTTGATGCGGTCGGACGTGGCGGTCGAACTGCGAGGCGTCTCGAAGTTTTACAAGCGGCAGGCCTTCAGCCGACAGTTTCTGACGCTCAAGACGGCCCTCCTCCGGGGGGACCTCTTTCGGCTCCTCCAGCCCCGGGAAGTCCTCGTCGCCCTGGACGACGTGTCCCTGACGGTCCCCCGCGGCGTGACGCTGGGCATCATCGGGCCCAACGGCTCGGGCAAGAGCACGCTCCTGAAGATCATCGCCGGCATCACCCGGCCGAACCGGGGGACCGTTCGCGTGAACGGCCGGGTGGCGGCCCTCATCGAGCTGGGCGCCGGATTTCATCCTGAGCTGTCGGGCCGGGAGAACATCGTCATCAACGGTATCATGCTGGGCCTGTCCCGCCGGGAGGTCCGGGAGCGGATGGACGACATCATCCGATTTGCTGAACTCGAGGAGTTCATCGACAACCCCGTCCGGACGTACTCGTCGGGGATGTTCATGCGGCTGGGCTTCTCCGTGTCGGTCCACGTCGACCCCGACGTCCTGCTCGTCGACGAGGTCCTGGCCGTCGGCGACGAGGCCTTCGCCCACAAGTGTCTTGAGCGGATGTTCGCCTTCAAACGGGCCGGCAAGACCATCCTCTTAGTGACCCACGCCCTCGGCCTCGTCGAGGAGTTCTGCGACGTCGCCGTGTGGCTCAAGAAGGGCCGTATCCAGTACGTCGGCGACCCCCGGGAGGCCGTCGGCCGCTACCGGATGGACGTCGCCCGCCATGAGACGGAGCGACTGGCCCAGGCGGCCCCCGTCGAGGCGACGGCCGTCGCCTCATCGCCGAGCCGGTGGGGTGACCGGACCGTCGAGATCACGGACGTCGAACTCCTGAACGGCCGGCTGGAGCCGACCCGCGTCTTTCAGACCGGCGAGCCGATGATCATCCGCATGCACGTGCAGGCCCATCGGCCCGTCCGGGACTTTGTATTCGGCATCGGCGTCTTTTCGGAACAGGGCGTCCACTGCTACGGGTCGAACACGCACATCGAGCGGTGGGAGCCTATCGAGATGGATGGCGCCGGGTGGGTCACGTGCGCCATCGACCCCCTGCCCCTCCTCGCCGGCCTGTACACCCTGGA
The DNA window shown above is from bacterium HR11 and carries:
- the tagH_2 gene encoding Teichoic acids export ATP-binding protein TagH, producing the protein MRSDVAVELRGVSKFYKRQAFSRQFLTLKTALLRGDLFRLLQPREVLVALDDVSLTVPRGVTLGIIGPNGSGKSTLLKIIAGITRPNRGTVRVNGRVAALIELGAGFHPELSGRENIVINGIMLGLSRREVRERMDDIIRFAELEEFIDNPVRTYSSGMFMRLGFSVSVHVDPDVLLVDEVLAVGDEAFAHKCLERMFAFKRAGKTILLVTHALGLVEEFCDVAVWLKKGRIQYVGDPREAVGRYRMDVARHETERLAQAAPVEATAVASSPSRWGDRTVEITDVELLNGRLEPTRVFQTGEPMIIRMHVQAHRPVRDFVFGIGVFSEQGVHCYGSNTHIERWEPIEMDGAGWVTCAIDPLPLLAGLYTLDVAVHRRDGYPYDYHHGLYTFRVHNPLGDIGLVRLPHRWTFSPNIRIVEKADAGEPAAAVGHGGGP